Proteins co-encoded in one Megalops cyprinoides isolate fMegCyp1 chromosome 1, fMegCyp1.pri, whole genome shotgun sequence genomic window:
- the LOC118786459 gene encoding protein lin-7 homolog B yields the protein MCGGKTDMATMSEPLGLERDVCRVIELLDRLQRSGELPPPKLQALQRVLQSKFCAAIREVYEQLYDTLDIVGGPEVRAQATAKATVAAFAASEGHAHPRVVELPKTEEGLGFNIMGGKEQNSPIYISRVIPGGVADRQGGLKRGDQLLSVNGVSVEGEHHEKAVELLKAAQGSVKLVVRYTPKVLEEMEARFEKMRSARRHQQHTSYSSLESRG from the exons ATGTGTGCAGGGTGATTGAGCTGCTGGACAGACTGCAGAGGAGCGGGGAGCTGCCCCCTCCCAAACTGCAGGCCCTCCAGAGAGTCTTGCAAAGCAAGTTCTGCGCTGCCATCAGAGAG gtGTACGAGCAGCTCTATGACACCCTGGACATTGTTGGAGGACCCGAGGTGCGTGCCCAGGCAACAGCTAAG GCCACGGTGGCAGCCTTTGCAGCCAGCGAGGGTCATGCCCACCCCCGGGTTGTGGAGCTCCCCAAAACGGAGGAGGGTCTGGGCTTCAACATCATGGGAGGGAAAGAGCAGAACTCCCCCATTTACATCTCCAGAGTCATCCCTGGTGGAGTTGCAGACCGACAGGGTGGACTCAAGAGGGGTGACCAACTGCTGTCTGTGAACGGAGTG agtgtggAGGGGGAACACCATGAGAAGGCAGTGGAGCTGCTGAAGGCCGCACAGGGCTCGGTGAAGCTGGTGGTACGCTACACTCCCAAGGTGCTGGAAGAGATGGAGGCCCGATTTGAGAAGATGAGGAGTGCTCGCAGGCACCAGCAACACACCAGCTACTC GTCCTTGGAGTCCCGGGGCTAG